The Anguilla rostrata isolate EN2019 unplaced genomic scaffold, ASM1855537v3 scaf0034, whole genome shotgun sequence genome segment aaagaggagagaagtgcCCTTCTGCGAAGGCACAAAATCAAGAGATTTTCCACCACGATCGGGAGAGCGGGACACGCCACTCGTGGTTTATCAGTGCAAgcccaaaaaaaatgtgtgcatcttGAGCACTATGCACAAAACTGAATCGATCGACAATGATGCCAAAAACTGCCAGAAACAATCGCccattacaacaacaaaaatgggaGTGGATGTTTTGGACCAGGTGGCACGGCTGTATTCGGTCAAGGGGGTATGTTGGCCGTTCCCGTTTTTACAACATTTGGATCTGAGCAATCAGCCCATGTTTTGTACACGCAATATGAACAAAACAATTAGTCGAAGATTTATTCTTGAGTTGGCCAAGGAGTTGCGTGAAACCACATGACTGCAAAGGCAGCTCCCGTGTCCGTCCTAGCCACTCTGCAGTCCAGAAACCCCAATACACCGCAGCAGAGCGGTCACTAAAAGAAAATGCTGCAGGTATCCAGATGTGGGGGGGAACAAAACTTGTGACATCTGTGACAAGTGTAAAGACTTGTCTGTGgcaaatgtacaaaatgcaaCCTAAGCTCTGTTTTGAATGCTGATGGCGTTACCGCTTTACCAGCAGCTCTATTGCTAATGTTTcatatagattttttatttattgatttgcgggttgattctaaataattcaacttgctagctatatatttagctaacgttatattttcaaaatcgtTTCAACTTCCTAACAATGTGCTGTATCTAGTGGTTTTGatataataaagcaaattactgAAGACAGGTGTCTCGTCTTTTTACTTTGTTGCTATCTCAATGTGACTTTTTTTGCGCTGAAGCGATATATTGTAGGTCTACCTTAATCAGTTTTGAAATCCCatttttttgctggtttttgaaACAAGTGGATTATTCAGtgttatgaatgtgtgtttattgtaaTTACGTTGAATAAGAGATGTGCCGCTTTGGATTTTGAATCCCAGTCGAATAGTCACAGCTAGCTATGACCTGCTTCccagtgtagcctacatgttttcacgggaaaaaaacttgtttgaacaacaatatttttacatgtatttttataaaacagaaaacctgACCCTAAAATTTGCACGGGTGATGATCGTTTCCTCAACGACAGTGATCACATGCGGAGGGATGcggcaaatttttaaaaatcgtactacagttatattctggcaatggcgatttatatgttgttagcctatttgattattagcatttatgaattatgcatgaagaataaactgtcaaatttgtttgaatgattgcaaaacaggtttgacctccctactatctgtttattgttagcttttcatgactcattctcttcatacagacatactgtttattctaaatacatttatattgcaacaatTTTGTTGACTAGAATGCCGACCATAACTAAACATAACTTACTCTGACAGTCTAAAAtctgcaaatatttcattaggacAATGGGCTGGCAACCTTTGTCAGCTCGTGTCTAATAGCGCATCTAGCAACAATGCGAACATTTCTCGTTTGAAGGCTAGGTCATATGACCCAGGCCCCCAAAAGTTTTTTCCCAATGCCAGGAAATGGTCCGGCGCTTCCTGGTGAACGACGACCGTAAACAATATCGTTTTTCTTTGTCACTTGGTACAGCACTCAAACGCGGCACATTAAACAAATTGTTTTGTCCAATTGGGACATCATTGAGAAGCGACCCATCTGCGTGAAATATTCCTAACCCCCTTTTTTAGTCTTTCATACAAGCCCCCCATTGAAAGATAGACTGGGTTCAGCTATCTACCAGCTAAAGAAAAAGATAATTGGCTTAAAGACCCAAGggcacttttaaataaaactgtaatcaatgtgataaaattaaatcaggaaaataatttgttgatCTGAAAACCAATCGGTATATAAACAAAAGATTTCATAAAATTTAATACGACACACATTGTATAGCCAAGGTGTCCTTGAAATTGTTTTTAGTTGGACACTAAAGATGCTTAAAGACCATCTAGCTGAGAATAAATATTCCATCAGAATGGGCAATGCAGATTATCCATGCTAGGCATTTCATGGAGGcccacaataaaaatgacagtctACTAAGAATCGAGGGCACTGAATTTATCAAGCAATCCGTTAGAGCGGGGAGATGGGTTGGAAACGGCTTTCACAAAGAAGACTTTTGGATTTTCCAATTTGATAGCATGAAATATTCAGGGGTCAATGATGAAATTGACTTTGGTCGTTCTTATGATTAAGATttatattgtaattttatttcaatcaaTTCTTGTGTATGTTTTCCACAGGATagtctgtatatttttattgtatttttttttcgtTATTGCTTCTCATTACGTACTTCCTTTTGGGAATTTGCCTGGCatcgtgtgcatgtttttggatAATTTAACATTTGCATAATCAATTACCTTATTGACAACTCTATAAATAAAACCAtcaaatcatcatcatcaaattttatttgtaaggattttacagcagttgtcctTCGCTTTACAGGCAACCccggcctaaacccccacaggagcaagccaaggcaacagtggcaaggaaaactccccgtggcagatgggaagaaacctttgaaggaaccaggctcaaggaaacccatcctcctttgtcggctcagggtgccaaCTGGTGACCAACAAAGTCAGTCAGatttataaggtttatgatgtggctcagatgatgggtggggctgggtgacggtgatggggaacagcaggtggcgacagatttgggcaggggctggaccgcagaggggGGGGAGACCAGGCGACTTCAGAAGCACTCTCAGGGTTTGGGGGAAGAGCGTGGGGGAAAATGGTAAACAGCAATTAGggtgcaatatagcagacagtgggtaaagtggcagtagATGTATTGGGGGACCCGCCAGGAGTaatatatggctgcatagctactaggacagggatggggacccatgcagtcatgaggggtggacaaccatacccgcctatcaagagcagcccatgtaaagtcgggtcacagctgattgacaggtgacagtaggAAAGGATTGCACCTATAAAGCTCTATGACTAAGGGCCTTTtgcctgtctccagactataactgattataagccctgagcatagaggtgcgtttttaatctggATTTAAATATAGAGTCTggctcctttataaattttggaagctggttccacagtagtggggccctgtagagAAAGCCCTACCCCCTTTTAGgttttggaaattcttgggactaccaataGCCTGCATCTTGGGATCAGAGTGACCTTGTGgacttataaggtaggagcaggttagttATGTcatcaggagcaaaaccttgagatctatcctatgcttaatgggtagccagtgaagcaatgctagtactggtgtaatgtgccaGACTTCTTGTTTTGGTCAAGATAGAGCAGCTGATTCTgccaagctggagactcttttaaaaggttattagggcagccagatagCAGGGCATTACAAACCCCCCCTAGATGTAACAAActcatggatcaatttttcaacATTCCCAACTgccaggaaatgtctaattttagcttaTGTTGggagctgaaagaaggcaattctggatatgtttttatatgggtgtcaaagatagatcaggatcaaggtgacaccaaggtctttaacccccccatattaggttcagccaaacaaccatcacagtttaaggtgagtagacaatttctccttAATATTTTggcctaaaaccaacatttcagtcttatctgaatttaggagcatccaaaccttgatatctacaatacagacCTCTAActtgaaagcggcagtgctcaccagggtttcattgaaatataaatctagtattcgcataacagtggaactctcgCCATGCGCCGGATATTGggaagtggtagcatatataagGAAGAGTACTGATCCTtttggaataccgtatttcattattgaggagctggactttcttctttaatttcacaaactgtttcctgtcacataggtatgGTAGGTTGACAGTCAATCACGCCCTGATGAAGGCTGATGTGGCCAAATGCGTTGGCGTTAGGGTGGTTTTCCTCATCCAATTGAATAAGGCTTTTGAAAACTCATTCCTTCCTCCAACTAGAGTGCCTTGAACTGCATTGAAGTAAGCCAGTTTTATACTTTTGCACTGAGGCTTCTTCTTTGCTCGCTTGAGTCATCTCTGCCCTTTTTGTTACTACTTTTGGGGTTGCTTAGGATCACTGCCCTGCTGGACCACCagttgcaaccaagtattaacattctagctgatgtcttgaggtgttgttggtatttctagataatcctccttccccATTATGCCATCTATTtttgaagtgcaccagtcccctTTTTCCCGCAAAAACCCCACGACAAGATGCTCCCACCCCaagttttgtttcatctgacccgAAACACTTTTTTATGCAGGTCCTGGAGCAGGGGCTTTTCCTTgtgtgacagcctttcaggctatGGTGATGTAGGactctcttaatggtggatgtagatacttttgTTACCTGAAGCCTCTAACTCCTTCActagttcctttgttgttgtctttgggTTCAGTtccctttcggaccaaagtttgttcagccctgggggTTAATTTGTCCTCTTTCCAACaagcagtgtctgtgtggtccccatattttatatttgcatacaattattTATACAGATGTTCGTGGGATCTTCAGTTGTTtagaaattgctcctaaggaggaaccggattgtggaggtccacaattttttctgagatcttggctgagttgcttggattttcccatgacATCAAGGGTAAAAAGGCAGTGACtcaaggtaggcccttaaatacagccacaggtgccaattaactcccaattgactcctaactatgacaatccaatcagaagcttctaaaaggCTTTACATCAATTttgaatcttccagactgtttaaaagacagtcaacttggtggatgtaaacttttgacccactgaaaatctgatatagtacatgaaagctgaaataaatcagtctcttagcttttattttgaaattactgaaattttgaataaaatttacattatcactgcttttttttttattagcatttttcatACTGTCCCCAACTTTTTGTAATTGGGGTTGTTTCTTATGCTCCTCCAAGGTTACTTCATTCACAAGATACTGGTTATGTGAAAATTCCATGTGaatctaaaattacaatggcCGGTAGAGCCTTCTCACAGAGCTCCTGTTTTATGGAACAATCTCCTACGTGCGGGCTTCAGACACACTCTGCCTTTAAGTATAGGCTTAAAACTTATTCTATAGTCAGTCCCATAGTTAGCTGTTCCTATAGTCCTATAATCCTGTCAAATGGTCATGTATAATCATGGAGTCTATGAAATTAAACAGTGATGTCTGGGCTCAGTGGGGACCTTAGCATTATGTCAAGCTCATAAACGTAGAACAAAACAAAGCAGGGAAACCGGGGAAAGGGAAGCACAAGGGAAGGGGcaacaaaacacagtcaggcacccaaaaaaaaaagcaggtaCAAACGGTTTTCAACATCCCGGAAACAAAAACCCAAAGGGAAACcccacccgagtcaagggaacagagaaattaaatgaaaaagggggaaaaagacaaggggaactcaaaaaaaatcaaaccaaaaagggggaaaaacacaggTGGGAAAAATGATGGGTAACGGAAAAAttaaacaatcatacaattaaaagGGGGAGCAgggcacaaaacagaagtgccgggCCCTCTGGGGgaacagggaaacacagacgGGGAAAAAAGGACCATGAAAAGTACCCCCCCCCAAGGGGGGGGGCTCCGGGGCGggcccaggaggccgacccggggggagggaaaaagaggTTGGGGGTAGAGACAGGGCTCAGACAGGGAAAAGGGCTGGACAAAAGAACTGGGGGAggaaaaactggactggacaggacaaacTCAGGGGGTGGGCTGGCCCCGGgcaaacaaacaagaacaaaactcgggggtggggggggaaatcGGGGGTGGGAaaaaggactggacaggaaaagggctggacacaggactcagggcagaaaaagggctggacaggaacaggactggacacaggactcaggaaaaaacaggactggacaggaacaggggGGGACTCAGGACTGGGGCCGGGcccaggactcgggactgggctCGGACGGGGAAAAGGGCTCGGACTGGCAGGACCCCGGGGAACACGGGGGAAATCAGGGGTGGGGGGACCCGGGCGACAGGGGGGGACCAGGGCTGGGCAGGGGCTCGGGGACCCCGGGGGGAAATCAGGGGTGGGCAGGGCCGGGAAACTCGGGGGGCCCCCAcacgggcgacacggggaaattcaggggcCCCACATCGGGGGACACCCGGGGGAAATTTAGGGGGCCCCCACTCCGGGGGGGCATTTGGGGGAAAATTTAGGGCCCCAGTTCCCCACGGGGGAAATTTGGGGCCCCACTCCGGCGACACGGGGACCCAGGGAAAACCCGGGGGGCTCAGGAAACCCGGGGGATTTGGGGCCCGGGGCAAAAGGGAACATACAGGACAGGGCTGAGCGGGGGGCGACAACACTGGAATGGGGTTTGGGCAAGACTGAGGGAAACAGACCCCGATACTGGCACAAACAACCccaaggacagacacagggacaagcagggggggagggacagggggaccCCGGGGCGGACACACAAAGGGGAAAGGCCCgacaggggaaaggggggggggacccaccCAAATGACCTAGGGACTTTACACACggcaaaaaagacaaaaaacacgcggactggcacacttTACAACAGGCCGACACGGGCAAacaggcggctctgggggcctctccggggctgagggggtttggggggcccTCTCCGGGGCTGAGGGGTTGGGGGGCCCTTTCCCGGGggctgggggtcgggggggcccTCCGGGGCTGAGGGGGCTCTGGGGGCTCCCCGGGGGCTGAGGCTTGGGGGCCCTTCCCCGGGGCTCGGGCGgttgggggcctctccggggcccTTGGGGCCCTCCGGGCCCCGGGGCTCTGGGGGCCCTCGGGGTCAGGGGGGTTGGGCCCCCCGGGTTGGGCGGCAGGGGAAGGGCCCCCCCCGGGGTTTTAGGGGACGGGGAAGGCCCCCGGGGGCTGAGGCGACGGGAAAGGCCCCCCCGGGGGTTGAGGCGACGGCCCCTGGGGGCTCCGGGACTTGGGCAGGCGGCCTGAGGCCTCGGGatttgaggcagagcaggccgtaaAGGCCCTCCGGgattggggcagagcaggccggaCCCCTCGGGACTTGGGGCGAGCGGGCCCGGGAAGGCCGCCCGGGACGAGGCAGGCAGGCCGTGAGGCCTCGGGCCcgggggcagagcaggccgtgaaggccccccGGGCCTGGGGAGAGAGGCCGTGAGGTCCCTGGACTGGGCAGAGCGGGCCGTGAAGGCCCTCGGGCTTGGGGGGGCGGGCCCGAGGCCCCCCGCCTGGGGGCTGGGCGGGGACAGGAACCAGACCCAGCGTGGGAAACCCCGGCTGGGCAGCGGAGGGGACGGGGGCCCCGGGGGCGGCCCCCGGGAAATCCCCGGGCCCCTCAAAGGGCAGGGTCCCCTGATCGTGGAGGTCGGCCGCCCGGGGGGGCCGACCCGGCCCTCCGGACCGCCCGCCCCCGGGGACTGGGggttactccccccccccgatgggcaggtcaaacaaaacagggaGGTATAATACGggcaggaaacaaacacaaacaggtaaaaacgcaggcaggtacaatgggtctgaGAAACGCAaatgggaacaaacacaagcagggcagaacacggggaAAGGGAGAGCACAAGGAAGGTCAACAAAAAACAGTCAggcacaaaatacaagcaggtCCAAACGGTTTgcaacatcggaaacaaacacaaggaaccagcaccccataaagggaacagagaacttaaatagacaaggggtaaaaCAAGACACAGTGAACTCaaaaaaatcaaaccaaaaggaggggaaaagacacaggtgggaacaatgatgggatacgagacaatgaaacaatcatacaattaacagggggagcaggacacaaaacagaagtgccgccatctggcggccccaaaaggggaaacacagacaggaaaacaggaccatgacagttcTACCCTTTTCTTGCTGTctactactttacaccaggTGGCCAGTGGGGGATGGGCTCCACCTTTATGTCAGGTTCCTCTCGAAATTTATTCCCCTTGGGGAGTTTTTCTTGGGCcctttgagggttttctcccctcTGGGAGTTTTTACgtatgtacctgctatttgggggttcaggctggtgtttgctcttgtttgcctgctactctgtaaagtgtctttgtgacagttctcgtAAAGCACTATAcccaaaaaaaattgaattgaatttaacatgaatgaatgattgtTGAATCTTTCAGTGAGACCAAGGGCATTGTATTAACGTCAGCTAGCTATTTTAGACAAGATTTGTTAGTAAACATCACCGTTTGaagtaatgttagctagctaaagtaAGCTTAGCTAACTGTTGCACAGCAACGATAATCAGTTAACTGAAAATGGACAATTTCTAAAACGTCCCGTGACCGCACctaatgatgaaaatgatcCAAAAGACAGAGACCCAAAACAAATTGAGTCATACCTCTTTCCAATGAAACAGTGAGAAGAAGGATAGCAGGCATGTCCTGTGACATAAAATCGCAACTGGGAGGAGATTGCGAACCTGTAATTTCTCTATTCAGCTGGGCGAGTTGACCGATGTGTCAAACTCAACTAATAGCACTGGTTTGCTATCCATGGGAAGGCAATATtgtggagtttttgttttgtaaagagATACCTGGGCGAACAACAGGTGGGGAGATATTCTCAATCCTTGACACCTTCATGACCGAAACAGGGCTGGAATGGAAGCAATGTGTTGCTGTCTGCACTGATGGGGCCGCTGCAATGACTTGCCTGAAAAGTGGGGTTGTAGCCAGAATGAAAGCAGTCAACCCGAGATTGTGTTCACTCACTGTATGCTGCATGGGCAGGTGTTGGCATCCAAAGCCATGGCTCCTGACCTGCATTCGGTTCTCAGCGCAGTTGGGACAACAGTCAATCATGTAAAATCAGTCGTGTCTTCTTGAGCAACTATGCAAGGAGATGGATGCGAACAGGACATTCTGCTATTCCACTCGGAGGTGCACTGGTTCTCCCAAGAGATGGTGTTGCAACGGTGtttgagctgtgtgctgagttGTGTGAGATTTTGAAGGATGAAAAGCCTACCACCACAGTGCTTTTTTCCGAATCAGAGTGAAAGCTCAGCTTGCATATCTTGCTGATATCTTCAACCAACTAAACCAAATCAACTTATACATCCATGGCAGCTATGCATCCATCTATCTTGAAGGTGAGTGACAAGATCAAGGCCTTGACCTGTAAACAGGCTGTCACATGCCGTGACTACCTTgatagggacagaagagctggacataGGGAGATGCGGAAATTCCGTTTATTGGGAGTAAGTCGAGAGAGAGGCGTAatcaacaacaaacacaaatgaaaaacctTCGCCCatcaccctcacgggatctaggcaaaacaataaactaaaacaacaaagacaaaataaatgaaatcatatgagtgcttttcagcttttttctctggtctgtactTGCTCTCTTACCATCGTGGGGATCCTGGTCTCAgacgcctactgtggaaagaagcacacttttaaatcctggactgattcgtaacatccaggtgtgtgcctcacttaaccagtaggcgtggtcctcaattgccctgaattcctcctgcaaaccgagccctgccacacagACATCTGGAGAATGCAATTGTCAATACGACATCTCTGACATGTTTCCTTAGTTTTTGGACACTAACAACCGTTTTGGACACTAGCCTCAATCAACAACTATTTCAGTTCCTACTACACTGACATCAACACCAATGGATGGGACTGGGTCTGGGATCCATTTATTGCATCGACATCAGCATGTGGCCTTAGCAGAAAAAGCAGAAGAGGAGCTGCTGGAGTTTTCTGTGATTTGACCAGAGGATCCAGTTCAGTCAAGCTCTCATGCAGACTTTTGGGCTTCTGTTCAAGAGGAGTATCCTGAACTTGTCGCCAAGGCCATGCAAATACTGCTTCCTTCCCTACTATGTACCTCTGCAAGGCATCTCATCTCTGACAGCCATGAAGACGCAAGTACTGGGCACGGAGGAATGTGAAGATAATCTGCGGGTATGTCTGTCATCTATATCCCCAAGAATAAAAAAGCTGTGCAGTGAGAGACAGGCCCACCTCACATTGATAATATTAAGACacatttgattgtgtgtgtgcgtgtgagtcagTGTCAATGTCAGTGTCAAAGCTTGGTTTTATTTGTGGACAGCGCTTGTTTCTGTGGATCTCTGATGCTATTTCCATGGTGGAGATATGTTACATATTAATTGAttgtgcttgttgtgtgtgtttatacttaTCGGGAGTGGACATAGGTTCAATGTCATCATTGTGGCAGAGTCAGAAGAAGCATGGTTGGGTTGCTGAATCTTGTTTTGGGATCTGGGAATGGAGTctgtttgttgttattattattgttaggtCTAATCGTCATTTCTTTAGTTTTACTGAATGATTGGCTGTATGACTGCGACTGTTCAATGCCAGTTTTAAAGCTTTTATGTTCTGAATTcacaatacaatgcaatacatATTGCAATGCTACAATACAGACTGCCCATCGGTTCAGGGTGGATTGTAGCCTACCACCTGAGTCTGTTAATTGGTCATTTATTTAGCTTTACTGAAGTTTACTGAATGATTGGCTATATGACTAAAACTAGCATTAAACAGTCACATAAAGATAATCAACTGTTCTCAATTGCTATAGATGCACTACTTGTTATTTATCTGTTATTTATATTCTGTACATGCAGTTCAATgctggaatacattttaaaatacat includes the following:
- the LOC135246185 gene encoding proline-rich protein 2-like, with protein sequence THCTCLRFYLFVFVSCPYYTSLFCLTCPSGGGSNPQSPGAGGPEGRVGPPGRPTSTIRGPCPLRGPGISRGPPPGPPSPPLPSRGFPRWVWFLSPPSPQAGGLGPAPPSPRAFTARSAQSRDLTASLPRPGGPSRPALPPGPRPHGLPASSRAAFPGPLAPSPEGSGLLCPNPGGPLRPALPQIPRPQAACPSPGAPRGRRLNPRGGLSRRLSPRGPSPSPKTPGGALPLPPNPGGPTPLTPRAPRAPGPGGPQGPRRGPQPPEPRGRAPKPQPPGSPQSPLSPGGPPRPPAPGKGPPNPSAPERAPQTPSAPERPPEPPSEPFSPSEPSPESWARPQS